In Acidimicrobiales bacterium, one DNA window encodes the following:
- a CDS encoding DUF58 domain-containing protein produces MRVTRQGWLLLALGLSMVVGGRVFAIWELYVLGAAALVLVGLALVNTGLARIELQVSRAITPVRLFAGNTARVDISIINKGGRTPVLQLSDPVEGTPGAEMTVGPLYRGETATVAYQLPTEHRGIMAVGPLSVRIGDPFGLSNLDIRAAGEHQVTVYPRLHRIEPAPFTVGDDSHNAAPTPNALGRTGDDFYALRQYSVGDDLRRVHWKSTARHDELMVRQDDQPWQGRLTMLLDTRRNGADRDLFELAIEVSASVLDASSRRRDLIRLVTTARGDSGFATGGTHLESIMQYLASADQTPTGTLLAARDSILTQGGGGALVACLVDPPSSEIDEMLRMRRTFDHITVVICRSGGQPSGSVRAAGSGAMVIETADATSFVNAWTTAHGRPVAATSSLGAR; encoded by the coding sequence GTGCGGGTTACGCGCCAAGGGTGGCTGCTGCTGGCCCTGGGCCTGTCGATGGTCGTGGGCGGACGGGTCTTCGCGATTTGGGAGCTGTACGTCCTGGGAGCCGCCGCACTGGTGCTGGTGGGTCTGGCACTGGTCAACACCGGGCTGGCCCGCATCGAGCTTCAGGTGAGCCGGGCCATAACCCCGGTCCGCCTGTTCGCCGGCAACACCGCCAGGGTCGACATCTCGATCATCAACAAGGGCGGCCGCACCCCCGTACTTCAGTTGAGCGACCCGGTCGAGGGAACTCCAGGGGCCGAGATGACGGTGGGTCCGCTGTACAGGGGCGAGACCGCCACGGTGGCTTACCAACTCCCTACCGAGCATCGTGGAATCATGGCGGTGGGCCCGCTCAGCGTTCGCATCGGCGACCCGTTCGGACTGAGCAACCTCGATATCAGGGCCGCCGGCGAGCATCAGGTCACGGTGTACCCGCGGCTGCACCGTATAGAGCCCGCGCCCTTCACTGTCGGCGACGACTCGCACAACGCTGCACCCACGCCGAACGCGTTGGGTCGCACCGGCGATGACTTCTACGCGCTGCGGCAGTATTCGGTGGGCGACGACCTGCGCAGGGTTCACTGGAAGTCGACGGCCCGGCACGACGAACTGATGGTGCGCCAAGACGACCAGCCCTGGCAGGGGCGGCTGACGATGTTGCTCGACACCAGGCGCAACGGTGCCGACCGCGACCTGTTCGAGTTGGCGATCGAGGTGTCGGCCAGCGTGCTCGACGCCAGCAGCCGACGCCGCGATCTGATCCGCCTGGTCACCACCGCCAGGGGCGACAGCGGGTTTGCCACCGGAGGAACCCACCTCGAGTCGATCATGCAGTACCTGGCATCGGCCGACCAGACACCCACGGGCACCCTGTTGGCGGCCCGCGATTCGATTCTCACCCAGGGGGGTGGCGGAGCCCTGGTTGCTTGTCTGGTCGATCCGCCCTCGTCGGAGATAGACGAGATGCTTCGGATGCGTCGGACCTTCGATCACATCACGGTTGTCATCTGTCGCTCGGGCGGGCAGCCCTCGGGATCGGTCAGGGCGGCAGGGTCGGGCGCAATGGTCATCGAGACCGCGGATGCAACGTCGTTCGTCAACGCCTGGACAACGGCCCACGGCCGGCCGGTTGCGGCAACTTCCAGCCTGGGGGCGCGATGA